A DNA window from Pseudoalteromonas rubra contains the following coding sequences:
- the epmB gene encoding EF-P beta-lysylation protein EpmB has translation MIQINEVNLQTNWQKELANVVTSADELLKLVGLESHFSEQDLAAKRLFPLRVPRPFIAKMRYGDAQDPLLLQVLPQHQEFLAKAGFNKDPLDEQQAALPGLLHKYRSRVLLMLKTGCAVNCRYCFRRHFPYQDNQLNKRALQPVFDYLNAHPEINEVILSGGDPLMAKDDMLAWLLEQLSDIPHLTRLRIHTRLPVVIPARVTDTLCETLSHSRLKPVLVNHINHANEIDVHFSAAMQKLRRAGVMLLNQAVLLKGINDTLDAQQALSEALFSADVLPYYLHVLDKVEGASHFDVTEQTAISLMHDLLETLPGFLVPKLVREIGGEPSKTPIDLGLSPA, from the coding sequence ATGATACAAATAAATGAAGTAAATTTGCAGACTAACTGGCAAAAAGAATTGGCGAATGTCGTCACCAGTGCGGATGAGCTACTTAAGCTGGTTGGCCTGGAGAGTCATTTTAGTGAACAGGATTTAGCCGCTAAACGCTTGTTTCCACTAAGAGTTCCCCGCCCCTTCATCGCTAAAATGCGTTATGGGGATGCGCAGGATCCCTTGCTGCTGCAAGTGCTCCCTCAGCATCAGGAATTCCTGGCTAAAGCCGGTTTTAACAAAGATCCGCTCGACGAACAGCAGGCTGCGCTGCCTGGACTGCTGCACAAGTACCGCTCCAGAGTGCTGTTAATGCTAAAAACCGGCTGTGCAGTAAACTGCCGTTACTGCTTTCGTCGCCATTTTCCGTATCAGGATAATCAGCTCAACAAACGTGCTTTGCAGCCAGTTTTCGATTATCTGAATGCACACCCTGAGATCAATGAGGTCATTTTAAGTGGTGGCGATCCGCTGATGGCCAAAGATGACATGCTTGCCTGGCTGCTTGAGCAACTCAGTGATATTCCCCATCTGACACGCCTGAGAATACACACCCGATTACCTGTGGTGATCCCGGCCAGAGTGACAGATACACTGTGCGAAACCCTGAGTCATAGTCGCCTGAAACCCGTGCTGGTCAACCACATTAATCATGCCAACGAAATAGACGTGCACTTTTCAGCGGCCATGCAAAAGCTGCGACGCGCTGGGGTGATGTTGTTAAACCAGGCAGTCTTATTGAAAGGAATTAACGACACTCTGGATGCACAACAAGCACTGAGTGAGGCGCTATTTAGCGCGGATGTATTACCTTACTACCTGCATGTGCTGGATAAAGTGGAAGGTGCGAGTCACTTTGATGTGACGGAGCAAACCGCTATTTCGCTCATGCATGACTTGCTCGAAACGCTCCCCGGGTTTTTGGTACCCAAATTGGTAAGAGAAATCGGCGGCGAACCAAGTAAGACGCCGATTGATTTGGGACTGAGCCCAGCCTGA
- a CDS encoding DUF3313 family protein, which yields MRHIAIWAILALFITGCASTQQTTRSGFLPDYQRLKPSDTYPDTALYVSEQLKNGALKQVHTIYLPHFEVWLQLNDEARVSLSPADVAKLSIYMQAQLQQKLSVHYQVLLEQPKELGPDVLTIRGAFTEIEFAPTEMQVRDFIPVRLVYSAGKSAYLMATEQSEVVTSVSLESMFYLGESQEPVLMMSAHKAVESVVKQNGDENAQAVKAVLDIWIDNFVTAISKSKTI from the coding sequence ATGCGTCACATTGCGATCTGGGCTATCTTGGCCCTGTTCATTACCGGTTGCGCCAGCACCCAACAGACAACACGTTCAGGGTTTTTACCCGATTATCAGCGTTTAAAACCCTCTGACACTTATCCCGATACCGCGTTGTACGTATCGGAACAACTTAAAAATGGCGCCCTGAAACAGGTACACACCATCTACCTGCCACATTTTGAAGTGTGGCTGCAGCTCAATGACGAAGCCAGAGTATCGCTCAGCCCGGCAGATGTGGCCAAGCTAAGTATTTATATGCAGGCTCAGCTACAACAAAAGCTCTCTGTGCATTATCAGGTTTTGCTAGAGCAGCCAAAGGAGCTTGGCCCGGACGTACTGACTATACGCGGTGCGTTTACTGAAATTGAGTTTGCACCGACTGAAATGCAAGTACGCGACTTTATTCCTGTTCGCCTGGTGTATAGCGCCGGCAAAAGCGCCTATCTTATGGCAACCGAACAGTCAGAGGTTGTGACGTCAGTCTCACTGGAGAGCATGTTTTATCTGGGGGAAAGTCAGGAACCCGTGCTGATGATGTCTGCCCACAAAGCGGTAGAGTCAGTCGTAAAACAAAACGGCGATGAAAATGCCCAGGCTGTAAAAGCCGTACTCGACATCTGGATAGATAATTTTGTTACAGCAATCAGTAAATCAAAAACGATATAG
- the efp gene encoding elongation factor P, protein MANYSTNEFKGGLKIMIDGEPCSILENEVVKPGKGQAFNRVKIRKLISGKVLEKTFKSGESVEGADVMDTDLAYLYTDGEFWHFMNNETFEQIAADEKALGEAVKWLVENDVCTITLWNGNPIAVTPPNFVELEITETDPGLKGDTAGTGGKPATLSTGAVVRVPLFVQIGEVIKVDTRSGEYVSRVK, encoded by the coding sequence ATGGCGAATTATAGCACCAACGAATTCAAGGGCGGCCTAAAAATTATGATCGATGGAGAGCCTTGCTCCATCCTGGAAAATGAAGTGGTCAAGCCCGGTAAGGGCCAGGCGTTTAACCGTGTTAAGATCCGTAAGCTGATCTCAGGTAAAGTTTTAGAGAAAACTTTTAAGTCTGGTGAATCGGTTGAAGGTGCGGACGTCATGGACACAGATCTGGCTTATCTGTACACAGATGGTGAGTTCTGGCACTTTATGAACAACGAAACCTTTGAGCAGATCGCGGCAGATGAAAAAGCACTGGGTGAAGCGGTAAAATGGTTGGTTGAAAACGATGTATGTACTATCACGCTTTGGAACGGTAACCCAATTGCTGTTACTCCACCTAACTTCGTCGAGCTGGAAATCACAGAAACAGATCCTGGCCTGAAAGGCGATACAGCCGGTACCGGTGGTAAGCCTGCGACATTGAGCACAGGTGCTGTGGTACGCGTACCTCTGTTTGTACAAATTGGTGAAGTGATCAAAGTAGATACGCGCAGCGGCGAATACGTGAGTCGTGTAAAGTAA
- a CDS encoding DUF3016 domain-containing protein has translation MKCLHVITLVCLSPLAALAGEANVTWRDFNDYRDVVPANESKAGYHKRIASQFEKHLSKLMAKAPDGYQLNITFDDIDLAGDVRFNMHDIRIVKPIFFPRLKISYTLTDNNGAVVAQAQEKVLKDLSFMDRVRTGRDSEFYYDKRLLSAWYKNEIAAKEQG, from the coding sequence ATGAAATGTTTACATGTAATTACGCTAGTTTGCTTGAGTCCGTTGGCTGCGCTGGCAGGAGAAGCGAATGTCACGTGGCGAGACTTTAATGATTATCGTGATGTGGTACCGGCCAATGAAAGCAAAGCGGGCTATCACAAACGGATTGCCTCACAATTTGAAAAACACCTGAGTAAGTTGATGGCCAAGGCACCTGATGGCTACCAGCTAAATATCACTTTTGATGATATTGATCTGGCGGGTGATGTGCGCTTCAACATGCATGATATTCGTATTGTGAAGCCCATTTTCTTCCCACGCCTTAAGATAAGCTATACGCTGACCGATAATAACGGCGCAGTTGTGGCACAGGCGCAGGAGAAGGTGCTGAAAGATCTGTCTTTTATGGATCGGGTGCGAACGGGACGAGACAGTGAGTTTTACTACGACAAACGACTGCTAAGTGCGTGGTACAAAAATGAGATTGCGGCAAAAGAGCAAGGATGA
- a CDS encoding DUF2170 family protein, translating to MELNELSIKLASFETEGANFESFLIANEGEQDVLQVIVEGNDELPIFVTQTEEQLVCISYLFNENEVKPELLNELNEALLKLNVPIPLSAFAKIDEQYAIFGALAVSSSIDEITHELVTLADNAIEALDAVTVYLKD from the coding sequence ATGGAATTAAACGAGTTATCAATCAAATTGGCATCATTTGAAACTGAAGGTGCGAACTTTGAATCCTTCCTGATCGCGAATGAAGGTGAACAGGATGTATTACAAGTGATTGTTGAGGGAAATGACGAATTACCGATCTTTGTCACTCAGACCGAAGAACAGTTAGTGTGTATCAGCTATCTGTTTAATGAAAATGAAGTGAAGCCTGAGTTATTGAACGAGTTAAATGAAGCATTGTTAAAACTCAATGTGCCGATCCCTTTGAGTGCGTTTGCTAAAATTGATGAACAGTACGCTATCTTTGGTGCACTGGCAGTTTCCTCCTCCATCGATGAGATAACGCACGAACTGGTCACGTTGGCAGACAATGCCATCGAAGCCCTGGATGCTGTGACTGTGTATTTAAAAGATTAA
- a CDS encoding flavin monoamine oxidase family protein, whose product MAEHQSRARFFQQHPKARAHAALDDATNQQLKVTPGPVTLTKHKYQGKKAVIIGAGVSGLTTAYELLAQQSGMEVTVLEAQNRTGGRCLSLRTGDTLIEDVDSQLFHSKPGQPQVVRFDRPQGDAEPYLNAGPGRIPSSHKRLLSYLKQFSVDVEVYVMNSESNLVQMSDSFAGLPLVYRRLDHNTRGWLAQMVFENAEQLIKTTECGVGAQDVERRAQQLRELMISFGELVPSGPNEGKYVVTAGEDGMENGRSRAGYTELPGVDAGTIAEPLSFDSLLGSEFWDKTRFYQPVDFLWQSTLFQPVGGMDQVQHAFAQQVAALGGTILLNSPVKQIDWDTSRQQFAISIAKVGTDDLDVVYADYCFSNMAMPFLKEILSETLQDPNSQVGLNSEFKSALQAVYQSQFVDDHGGYKAKFLACTTKVGWQADRYLWQGSQVKEVHDDCANVDLLSVPDSEIGVVPIFGGISWTDNDITQIWYPSTAYHDQKGVLTGAYNFSEIAYEWGKLPVQARLDKAREGAKLFGQEFGDGLEHGLAIAWQNMPYIKGGWAQWHVVGDQAVHHFNVLAQGSAVKAADGSETQPNFFIVGDQLSSLPGWQEGAIAAALNALNRMERPDLAIPHLACLPDTRLIVEGV is encoded by the coding sequence ATGGCAGAACACCAATCACGCGCACGTTTTTTTCAGCAGCACCCCAAAGCCAGAGCCCATGCCGCGCTCGATGACGCGACCAATCAGCAGCTTAAAGTCACACCGGGTCCGGTGACCCTGACCAAGCACAAATATCAGGGCAAGAAAGCGGTGATCATTGGCGCGGGTGTATCCGGCCTGACTACGGCTTATGAATTGTTAGCGCAACAGTCGGGTATGGAAGTGACGGTGCTGGAAGCGCAAAACCGCACAGGGGGACGTTGTTTGAGCCTGCGTACCGGGGATACCTTAATTGAGGATGTTGACAGTCAGCTGTTTCATTCCAAGCCCGGTCAGCCACAGGTGGTGCGCTTTGACCGGCCACAAGGTGATGCAGAACCTTATCTCAATGCGGGTCCTGGCCGCATTCCCTCCAGCCACAAACGCCTGCTGTCTTATCTGAAGCAATTCAGTGTGGATGTGGAAGTTTATGTCATGAACAGCGAGTCTAACTTAGTGCAGATGTCAGATAGCTTTGCGGGTTTGCCGCTGGTTTATCGCCGTCTTGATCACAATACCCGGGGGTGGCTGGCTCAGATGGTGTTTGAAAATGCTGAGCAGCTGATCAAAACCACTGAATGTGGCGTGGGCGCACAGGATGTTGAGCGTCGTGCCCAACAGCTGAGAGAGTTAATGATCAGTTTTGGGGAGTTGGTACCTAGCGGTCCCAATGAGGGTAAATACGTCGTGACGGCGGGTGAAGATGGCATGGAGAATGGCCGTTCTCGCGCGGGTTACACAGAGCTGCCTGGCGTGGATGCCGGAACGATTGCGGAGCCTTTGAGTTTCGACAGTTTACTGGGCTCTGAGTTTTGGGATAAAACACGTTTTTATCAGCCCGTTGATTTTCTCTGGCAGTCGACGCTGTTTCAGCCAGTCGGCGGGATGGATCAGGTACAGCATGCCTTTGCCCAGCAAGTCGCTGCTCTGGGTGGCACCATCTTGTTGAACAGTCCGGTAAAACAAATTGACTGGGATACATCGCGTCAGCAGTTTGCGATTTCTATCGCGAAAGTAGGCACTGACGATCTTGACGTTGTGTATGCGGATTACTGCTTCAGCAACATGGCCATGCCTTTCTTGAAAGAGATCTTGTCAGAAACGCTTCAGGATCCAAACAGTCAGGTGGGCCTCAACAGTGAATTTAAATCAGCATTACAGGCTGTGTATCAGTCTCAGTTTGTCGATGACCATGGCGGCTACAAGGCTAAGTTCCTGGCATGTACGACCAAAGTGGGTTGGCAGGCCGATCGTTATTTATGGCAGGGTAGTCAGGTTAAAGAAGTCCATGATGATTGTGCTAACGTCGATCTGTTGAGTGTGCCGGATTCTGAAATTGGTGTAGTGCCTATTTTCGGGGGGATCTCCTGGACGGACAACGATATTACACAGATCTGGTATCCCTCCACGGCCTATCATGACCAAAAAGGCGTCCTCACCGGTGCCTATAACTTCTCTGAAATTGCCTATGAGTGGGGTAAGTTACCGGTTCAGGCGCGTCTGGACAAAGCACGTGAAGGCGCGAAATTGTTCGGTCAGGAATTTGGGGATGGTCTGGAACATGGTCTGGCGATTGCCTGGCAGAATATGCCATATATCAAAGGCGGCTGGGCACAGTGGCATGTGGTCGGCGATCAGGCTGTGCACCATTTCAATGTACTGGCGCAGGGCAGTGCGGTGAAAGCGGCAGACGGCAGTGAAACGCAACCCAACTTCTTCATCGTTGGTGATCAGCTGTCGTCTTTACCTGGGTGGCAGGAGGGAGCCATTGCGGCGGCGCTAAATGCACTCAATCGTATGGAACGCCCGGATTTGGCGATCCCACATTTGGCGTGTTTGCCAGATACGCGCTTGATCGTTGAAGGCGTTTAA
- a CDS encoding efflux RND transporter periplasmic adaptor subunit, translating to MIRKHTFLLAVVMATVLSACSEPQTSAEKAPQLRPVRTIELSVNNFGPLQEFPAVVDAASTADLSFKVSGELTHLNVKQGQQVTQGDVIAKVDDTDYKLAVEEAQAAFEKAEADFKRGEQLIVTGTISQSDYDLLKSQFASAKTKLANARNNLDYTQLRASFSGIVARTHVEQFEEVQAKQVVATLQDIEHINLKVNVPESIMIHVSKDTPKQVFAEFAAIEGKRFELTFVEVSTQADEVTKTYEVTLGMLPPPGYNILPGMTAKVMASAPSEALSRLYLPLSTVLKDDKGHYVWTVTSLGDGKGKVTKTPVQIGEVSSLGFPVISGVTAGTHVVTAGMSKVTDQQVVKFQGGRE from the coding sequence ATGATAAGAAAGCACACCTTCCTTTTAGCCGTCGTGATGGCGACTGTCCTGTCCGCGTGCTCTGAGCCACAGACCTCGGCTGAGAAAGCACCACAACTGCGGCCAGTGAGAACGATTGAGCTCAGTGTTAATAATTTTGGGCCACTTCAGGAGTTTCCGGCTGTGGTGGATGCAGCCAGCACCGCCGATCTGTCGTTCAAAGTGTCTGGAGAACTAACACACTTGAATGTGAAACAAGGTCAGCAAGTGACGCAAGGAGATGTGATAGCAAAGGTAGATGATACCGACTACAAACTGGCGGTGGAGGAAGCGCAAGCGGCTTTTGAAAAAGCCGAAGCAGACTTTAAGCGGGGAGAGCAACTGATTGTGACCGGAACCATCAGTCAGTCAGATTATGACCTGCTTAAATCTCAATTTGCCAGTGCCAAAACGAAGCTGGCCAATGCCAGAAACAACCTGGACTATACCCAGCTCAGGGCGTCATTCTCGGGGATTGTTGCGCGCACACATGTTGAACAATTCGAAGAAGTGCAGGCCAAGCAAGTCGTGGCGACTTTACAGGACATAGAGCATATTAATCTCAAGGTAAATGTCCCTGAAAGTATTATGATCCACGTCAGCAAAGACACACCGAAGCAGGTATTTGCGGAATTTGCGGCGATTGAGGGGAAGCGCTTTGAACTGACATTTGTAGAAGTCAGCACCCAGGCCGATGAAGTGACAAAAACCTATGAGGTCACGCTCGGCATGTTACCTCCTCCCGGATACAACATTTTGCCAGGTATGACGGCCAAAGTCATGGCCAGTGCACCCAGTGAAGCGTTATCCCGCCTCTATTTGCCATTATCTACGGTGCTGAAAGACGACAAAGGCCACTATGTGTGGACGGTTACCTCGCTCGGTGACGGCAAAGGTAAAGTGACCAAAACGCCGGTGCAGATTGGAGAGGTCTCTTCGCTGGGCTTTCCGGTGATCTCTGGGGTGACAGCAGGCACACACGTGGTGACCGCGGGTATGAGTAAAGTGACCGATCAGCAGGTTGTGAAATTCCAGGGAGGTCGTGAGTGA
- a CDS encoding PspA/IM30 family protein, with the protein MSILKKLFTAVRGGAREVGESIVDANGIRIFEQEIADAKNALAKAKKSLTEVMAKEMQTKRKLAALDESIAEHEDYAGQALQQGNEALAVEIAEKIGEFETEKEEHQQVLDGFTKHVILLKQQVKDAEKSIKENQRQLTMVKTTESVQKATMAVNSTLNTNESSMVNARQSLERIKQRQLDRQDQLAAAKELEAAETGADLKAKMAEAGIGTTQKSNDILDRIKAKQAK; encoded by the coding sequence ATGAGTATCTTAAAGAAATTATTTACCGCAGTGCGTGGTGGTGCCCGTGAAGTGGGTGAGTCGATTGTCGATGCCAACGGCATCCGTATTTTTGAGCAAGAAATTGCTGATGCGAAAAACGCACTGGCGAAAGCCAAGAAAAGCCTAACTGAAGTGATGGCGAAAGAAATGCAGACCAAGCGTAAGTTGGCTGCACTGGACGAGAGCATTGCCGAGCATGAAGACTATGCAGGTCAGGCATTGCAACAGGGCAATGAGGCACTGGCGGTAGAAATTGCCGAGAAAATTGGTGAATTTGAAACAGAGAAAGAAGAGCATCAGCAAGTGCTGGATGGCTTTACTAAGCATGTTATTCTGCTCAAGCAGCAGGTGAAGGATGCAGAAAAGTCGATCAAAGAAAACCAACGCCAACTGACGATGGTGAAAACCACAGAAAGCGTGCAAAAAGCCACGATGGCAGTCAACAGCACACTCAACACTAATGAGTCGTCTATGGTGAATGCACGTCAGTCTCTGGAGCGTATTAAGCAACGTCAGCTGGACAGACAAGATCAGCTGGCCGCAGCCAAAGAGCTGGAAGCTGCTGAAACAGGTGCCGATCTGAAAGCCAAGATGGCAGAAGCGGGCATAGGTACAACCCAAAAGAGCAATGATATTCTGGACCGCATTAAGGCTAAACAAGCAAAGTAG
- a CDS encoding efflux RND transporter permease subunit encodes MNITRLALENNRTTWVLIFALVFFGIVAFNKMPKDYDPGFIIRTAQVVTYFPGASPQRVEELVTDKIEKVVQQIPELDFVKSTSKTGVSIVSVNIKESYKEMRPIWDNLRRKIETVESDLPSDAQKPIVNDEFGDVFGVVIGLTAEGYSYREMEEVAEQVRDELLRLPEAAKVDIFGAQEQRVFIEFENAKLASLGISPGQLKDQLAARNIVNPGGSIFIDDETLALEPSGNFESVEDIAGTIINITGSEQVILLSDIARVYRDYVDPAKVKVRVADKEGMTIAISMRHGGNNLLLGEQVLDAIHYLESVYPIGVDFKLLSFLPREVEQKVDDFVSNLIQAVLVVTVVMLFSLGLRTGLIVASLIPMSMVFGILAMSFFDISIDQISLAALIIALGMLVDNGIVMSESIMVQMERGKSAVDAAVDSADELKVPLLVSSLTTGAAFLPIFLAESATGEYTASLFKVVTITLLCSWLLAMTMIPMLCVLFTRVKSQAANYDAGIYLTYKQILMGLIKHRWMTLAGCVLMFFLALQGLQLVPKLFFPPSDRDYFKVELELPIGTRLSATEAMVKDMEAFLLRDLKVNETREQGVTDWVSYVGNGGPRFLLTHTPEPASSNYALMIVSTTSYRHIDELMAQIEAYALQRHPDLLIKQRKIENGSPIDNPVEVRLSGSDIDVLTGLVNELKAQMRNTPGLKAVSDDWGLPIKKLQIKINQTRARRAGVSSKDIASSLQTGLSGLELTRYREGDELIPVTLRSVAADRQDIGKLEAMVVYSQASGKSVPLKQVADIEVVWENAQILRRDRLKSVTVGAQLDGITADEGFSKLKPWLEEQQKSWPFGYSYELGGEAESSGKANQSIAEKMPIAVFIIVILLVGQFNSLRKSAIVLTTVPLGFIGVVAGLLIGQSFFGFMTLLGIISLAGIVINNAIVLLERIKYELDQGDDPVLAIIQAAQQRMRPILLTTATTVLGLVPLYLGGGEMWEPMALAIMGGLLFSTILTLGVVPVLYALLYRISVKS; translated from the coding sequence GTGAACATCACCCGATTAGCATTAGAGAATAATCGCACAACCTGGGTTTTGATTTTTGCCCTGGTGTTTTTCGGCATCGTGGCGTTCAATAAGATGCCTAAAGACTATGATCCTGGCTTTATTATCAGAACCGCACAGGTTGTTACTTACTTTCCCGGTGCAAGCCCACAGCGGGTTGAAGAACTGGTTACCGACAAAATTGAAAAGGTGGTGCAGCAAATTCCGGAGCTGGATTTTGTTAAAAGTACCTCCAAAACCGGTGTCTCGATCGTCAGTGTTAATATCAAAGAAAGCTATAAGGAAATGCGGCCTATCTGGGATAACTTGCGTCGTAAGATTGAAACCGTCGAAAGCGACCTTCCCAGCGATGCGCAAAAACCCATAGTGAACGACGAATTTGGTGATGTGTTTGGTGTTGTCATCGGACTGACTGCGGAAGGTTACTCCTATCGTGAAATGGAAGAAGTCGCCGAGCAGGTCAGAGATGAGCTGCTGAGGTTACCAGAAGCCGCAAAGGTCGACATTTTCGGTGCACAGGAGCAGCGTGTCTTCATTGAATTTGAAAACGCCAAACTGGCATCGCTTGGGATTTCGCCCGGGCAACTGAAAGATCAGCTGGCAGCCCGCAATATCGTTAATCCGGGCGGCTCAATATTTATTGATGATGAAACCCTGGCGCTGGAGCCCAGTGGTAACTTTGAATCGGTAGAAGACATCGCGGGTACCATCATTAACATCACAGGATCAGAGCAGGTGATCCTGCTCAGTGATATCGCCCGGGTGTACCGTGATTATGTCGACCCAGCTAAGGTCAAGGTGCGAGTGGCAGACAAAGAAGGCATGACGATTGCCATTTCCATGCGCCACGGCGGTAATAATTTGCTGTTGGGTGAGCAAGTACTCGATGCGATCCATTATCTTGAATCTGTTTACCCGATAGGGGTGGACTTTAAGCTGCTGTCATTTCTACCGCGAGAGGTTGAGCAAAAGGTTGATGATTTTGTGTCGAACCTGATCCAGGCGGTACTGGTGGTGACCGTGGTGATGCTGTTCAGCTTGGGTTTGCGAACCGGGTTAATAGTCGCCAGCCTGATCCCAATGAGCATGGTATTCGGCATACTGGCGATGTCCTTTTTTGACATCAGCATCGATCAGATCTCGCTGGCTGCTCTGATCATTGCGCTGGGCATGCTGGTTGATAACGGGATTGTGATGTCAGAAAGCATCATGGTGCAGATGGAGCGAGGCAAGTCCGCGGTAGATGCGGCGGTTGATTCCGCGGATGAGCTAAAAGTGCCACTGCTGGTGTCCTCGCTGACCACAGGTGCCGCGTTTTTACCAATTTTTCTGGCGGAATCCGCAACGGGAGAATACACCGCATCCCTGTTCAAAGTGGTGACCATCACTTTACTGTGCTCCTGGTTACTGGCGATGACCATGATCCCCATGCTGTGTGTTCTGTTTACCCGGGTTAAATCCCAAGCCGCCAATTACGATGCGGGCATCTATTTAACTTATAAACAGATCCTGATGGGACTGATTAAGCATCGCTGGATGACCCTTGCCGGGTGTGTGTTGATGTTTTTCCTGGCATTGCAGGGGTTACAGTTGGTGCCTAAGTTGTTTTTTCCGCCCTCAGATCGAGACTACTTTAAAGTCGAACTGGAGCTACCCATTGGCACACGCCTGAGTGCAACCGAAGCTATGGTTAAAGATATGGAAGCCTTCTTACTGCGCGACCTGAAAGTCAACGAAACGCGTGAGCAAGGAGTCACCGATTGGGTGTCGTATGTGGGTAATGGCGGCCCCAGGTTCCTGCTGACGCATACGCCGGAACCGGCCAGCTCAAACTATGCTTTGATGATAGTTTCGACCACCTCATATCGGCATATTGATGAGCTGATGGCACAAATCGAGGCATATGCACTGCAGCGCCATCCTGATTTGCTCATTAAACAGCGTAAGATAGAAAACGGCTCCCCAATTGATAACCCGGTTGAAGTACGCTTATCTGGCAGTGATATCGACGTGCTGACGGGACTGGTCAATGAGCTGAAAGCACAAATGCGTAACACGCCAGGATTGAAAGCAGTGAGTGACGATTGGGGTCTACCAATCAAGAAACTACAGATCAAAATCAATCAGACGCGCGCGCGACGTGCAGGTGTCTCCAGTAAAGACATTGCAAGTTCACTGCAAACCGGGCTCAGTGGTCTGGAGCTCACCCGTTATCGCGAAGGGGATGAGCTTATTCCGGTCACTCTGCGTTCGGTGGCTGCGGACAGACAGGATATCGGTAAGCTGGAAGCCATGGTGGTGTATTCACAGGCTTCGGGTAAATCGGTGCCGCTGAAGCAGGTAGCAGATATCGAAGTGGTGTGGGAGAACGCCCAGATCTTGCGGCGCGACCGCCTGAAGTCGGTCACAGTGGGCGCTCAGCTGGACGGTATCACCGCTGATGAAGGCTTTTCTAAACTTAAACCCTGGCTGGAGGAGCAACAAAAATCCTGGCCGTTTGGTTACAGCTATGAGCTGGGTGGTGAAGCCGAATCTTCTGGTAAAGCGAACCAGTCTATCGCTGAGAAAATGCCAATAGCAGTCTTCATTATCGTGATTTTGTTGGTCGGTCAGTTCAATTCATTGCGTAAGTCGGCCATTGTGCTGACAACTGTTCCTCTGGGCTTTATTGGGGTGGTTGCCGGGTTGCTGATTGGGCAGTCATTTTTTGGCTTTATGACCTTACTGGGGATCATCTCACTGGCAGGCATTGTGATTAACAACGCCATTGTATTACTGGAGCGGATTAAGTACGAGTTGGATCAGGGAGACGACCCGGTCCTGGCGATTATTCAGGCCGCGCAACAGCGCATGCGTCCCATTTTGCTCACCACAGCCACGACTGTATTGGGCCTGGTGCCGCTTTACCTGGGTGGCGGAGAAATGTGGGAGCCTATGGCACTGGCCATTATGGGGGGCTTGTTGTTTTCAACTATACTGACATTAGGCGTTGTGCCCGTGTTATATGCGCTGTTGTATCGCATTTCGGTGAAGTCGTAA
- a CDS encoding DUF4178 domain-containing protein, translating into MFGFFKSKKAPERQLEHARDLRVGDMLTVIDSFAYPDWLKGQTLKVTAVQTYQYQHSADYEFVLESESGRAVFLQIEQDDGEEFANFSVKIQRDDVDAIFTLDEFARIFDEESLTQLETHTKPAAFERFLGQSYQQSEAPYVAYYYEQDYRGRTLPRYQDESGAVCEVIELISPDEKHSINIEVWDGGETEVSLTITRPLSDIVELFPGASS; encoded by the coding sequence ATGTTTGGTTTTTTCAAATCTAAAAAGGCCCCGGAGCGCCAGCTTGAGCATGCCCGCGATCTGCGTGTCGGTGATATGCTGACGGTGATAGATTCATTTGCTTATCCTGACTGGCTAAAAGGCCAGACACTCAAGGTCACCGCAGTGCAGACATATCAATACCAGCACAGTGCTGACTATGAATTTGTGCTTGAATCAGAATCTGGTAGGGCGGTTTTTTTGCAGATTGAGCAGGATGATGGTGAAGAGTTTGCTAACTTTTCGGTGAAGATCCAGCGTGATGATGTGGATGCGATATTTACCCTCGATGAGTTTGCCCGGATCTTCGATGAAGAATCCCTGACACAGCTCGAAACACACACAAAGCCGGCCGCTTTTGAGCGCTTCCTGGGGCAAAGCTACCAGCAAAGTGAAGCCCCTTATGTTGCTTATTATTATGAACAGGACTATCGTGGCCGGACATTGCCACGTTATCAGGACGAAAGTGGCGCTGTCTGTGAGGTGATAGAACTGATATCGCCTGACGAGAAACACAGTATCAATATTGAGGTCTGGGACGGAGGTGAGACTGAAGTTTCCCTGACGATTACCCGACCGCTCAGTGATATTGTGGAGTTGTTTCCCGGAGCAAGCTCGTGA